In Acidianus brierleyi, one genomic interval encodes:
- a CDS encoding YeeE/YedE thiosulfate transporter family protein, with translation MITYTAPMWVGLIIGFIIGAAAEAWGIANPETLIRLAKWEDRLFLDCILIGFAVSTPVIYGLYAAGIGFHWSPKPLYLIGVGLGGIFFGTGLALSGYFPGSIWMALGEGRRDAVYAVFGAVLGAASWTALYQTPAGQWLVNTLNFGSLTLGGKKISPFVIQPLDGLTRLDLFGISVVYGVALFIIAYYLPRYKGGERSCLRANVEKRMTPYEIQKHIDTAKYLTDGGLPYKKGSTAQKLNEYYAVEDNVTRWFMISVAGIVGLTVVAEMFLHQIFGESTTDSWLAGQLFLPTFKYSEAVFKGIGWEPFSDIGTLMGAFFSAVFLTRRYTSFRNIIPPSWAERFGSNQAVRFLGSFGGAYLMLFGARMADGCASGHILSGGIQMALSGWEFAIAVFASMLIVGRIYYRK, from the coding sequence ATGATAACATATACAGCCCCAATGTGGGTTGGATTAATAATAGGTTTTATAATAGGGGCAGCCGCAGAAGCATGGGGAATAGCTAATCCAGAAACACTAATAAGATTAGCAAAATGGGAAGATAGGTTATTCCTTGACTGTATATTAATAGGATTTGCAGTTTCTACACCAGTAATTTACGGACTTTATGCTGCAGGAATTGGATTTCACTGGTCTCCAAAGCCCCTATATTTAATAGGAGTAGGTTTAGGTGGAATATTTTTTGGTACTGGTTTAGCTCTATCAGGGTATTTCCCTGGTTCAATTTGGATGGCATTAGGTGAAGGAAGAAGAGATGCAGTATATGCAGTATTTGGTGCAGTTTTAGGTGCAGCATCTTGGACAGCGTTATATCAAACTCCTGCTGGACAATGGTTAGTCAATACATTAAACTTTGGAAGCCTTACATTAGGAGGAAAGAAAATATCTCCATTCGTAATTCAACCACTAGATGGATTAACAAGATTAGACTTATTTGGAATTTCAGTAGTATATGGAGTAGCGTTATTTATTATAGCATATTACCTACCAAGGTATAAGGGAGGAGAAAGAAGCTGCTTAAGAGCTAACGTAGAAAAGAGAATGACACCATACGAAATACAGAAACATATCGATACTGCAAAATACTTAACTGATGGAGGATTGCCCTATAAGAAAGGAAGTACTGCACAGAAGTTAAACGAGTACTATGCTGTAGAAGATAACGTTACAAGGTGGTTCATGATAAGTGTAGCAGGCATAGTAGGATTGACAGTAGTTGCAGAAATGTTCTTACATCAAATATTTGGAGAGTCCACTACAGATTCATGGCTAGCAGGTCAATTATTCCTACCAACTTTCAAGTACAGTGAAGCAGTATTCAAAGGAATAGGTTGGGAGCCATTTAGCGATATAGGAACATTAATGGGTGCATTCTTCTCAGCAGTATTCCTAACAAGAAGATATACATCATTTAGAAATATAATACCTCCAAGCTGGGCAGAAAGATTCGGAAGCAATCAAGCAGTAAGATTCCTAGGATCCTTCGGCGGAGCATACCTAATGTTGTTCGGAGCTAGAATGGCAGACGGATGTGCATCTGGACACATATTAAGCGGAGGAATACAGATGGCTTTGAGCGGATGGGAATTCGCAATAGCAGTATTTGCATCCATGCTAATAGTAGGAAGAATATACTACAGGAAGTGA
- a CDS encoding alpha/beta hydrolase encodes MRKEIIKIESDALKDNYLGDPYEREVLVYAPEGTDNLPLFIELAGINWSGNTHNRFDQIMTNLLGKKKINAVVVNPNFRTKYHLNQYINSPAVGNYEDFIIKELIPQLKEKYNLDKVALFGKSSGGFGAYTLSVRHPDVINGFADHFGDSCFLYLYNDDFIYTIKALENKGIKDLLDSLMKKEELDDNDMKIFNVFGSSAFYSYNLNKDYGFDLPFDDTGEIIDDIWKKWVRNDPAKNVENYKDQLKKLDAIYLDVGKKDEYNLFIGMRTLHKKLNKMEINHFYEEFNGGHFGNSNRYCKSLPYLYEKLKTEN; translated from the coding sequence ATGAGAAAGGAAATTATAAAGATAGAAAGCGATGCTCTTAAGGACAATTATTTAGGAGATCCTTATGAAAGGGAAGTTTTAGTATATGCTCCAGAAGGTACTGATAACCTACCATTATTTATAGAACTAGCTGGAATAAATTGGTCTGGGAACACTCATAATAGATTCGATCAAATAATGACAAATCTTTTAGGGAAAAAGAAAATAAATGCCGTTGTTGTTAATCCTAATTTTAGGACTAAGTATCATTTAAATCAATATATAAACTCTCCAGCAGTGGGGAATTATGAGGATTTTATAATCAAAGAGCTAATACCACAGCTTAAGGAGAAATATAATCTGGATAAAGTAGCTCTTTTTGGAAAATCGTCCGGAGGATTTGGAGCTTACACTCTTTCAGTAAGGCACCCTGACGTTATAAATGGTTTTGCTGACCATTTTGGAGATAGTTGTTTTCTTTATTTATATAATGATGACTTTATTTATACTATTAAGGCTTTGGAGAATAAAGGAATAAAAGATCTTTTAGACAGTTTAATGAAAAAAGAAGAGCTTGACGATAATGATATGAAGATTTTCAATGTATTCGGAAGCTCAGCTTTCTATTCCTACAATTTAAATAAGGACTACGGCTTTGATCTCCCATTTGATGATACTGGAGAAATAATTGATGATATATGGAAGAAATGGGTTAGAAATGACCCAGCTAAAAACGTTGAGAATTATAAAGACCAATTGAAAAAGTTAGACGCAATTTACTTAGATGTAGGTAAAAAGGACGAATATAATCTATTTATAGGAATGAGGACATTGCATAAGAAGTTGAATAAAATGGAAATTAACCATTTCTATGAAGAATTTAATGGTGGACATTTTGGAAATTCGAATAGATATTGTAAGTCTCTTCCATATCTTTATGAGAAATTAAAAACAGAGAATTAA
- a CDS encoding APC family permease, with translation MIVETNKKVVSKKSKKLSFTDLFFISFGGQAPFISLLTFGTVMIGLVGTAGAFAMIIATIVVLFNGMVVYFLSRRFKRGGGYYIYAFYSLTSRLGLETGWNYILYALAYGGTLLTGGAYVLYTITGFNQTYLALIVSILASALVISGVKVSAKYAMIMSLVEMIALISLSIYFLYVSGWHFYNPIRFSPKLIAAVLFGLGIPTGYGSIAPLAEESNAQKSIGKAAIAVLIFGGALASLFFYSLGAMNFTGNLVSYLLDSFGIVGLIILSFIALNDGTLGGMAYILGNSRTFKAMAEDGRFPKIFTRNIKGKPLFSEILISIIFVLVVTLAVNFLGLYDTFLTLGALAGFGNIFIHTSADFSLIRLASKKLGFRKNIRVLEVSIGIIAVLISLWVLVASLPEISPYIENIFFAWIIGGFLYAEALDMIKGSNEEDKG, from the coding sequence ATGATAGTGGAAACTAATAAAAAGGTAGTTAGTAAAAAAAGCAAGAAGCTCTCCTTTACTGATTTATTCTTCATATCTTTCGGAGGTCAAGCTCCTTTTATTTCACTACTTACCTTTGGAACTGTAATGATTGGTCTAGTTGGCACAGCAGGAGCTTTCGCTATGATTATCGCTACTATAGTAGTTCTCTTTAATGGGATGGTGGTCTATTTTCTATCTAGAAGGTTCAAAAGAGGAGGAGGATATTATATTTACGCCTTCTATTCTTTAACCTCTAGGCTAGGGTTAGAAACTGGATGGAATTATATACTTTACGCTTTAGCCTATGGAGGTACTTTACTTACCGGTGGGGCTTATGTACTTTATACAATAACTGGATTTAATCAGACTTATCTAGCTTTAATAGTTTCAATACTTGCTTCAGCATTAGTAATATCTGGAGTAAAAGTATCAGCAAAGTATGCAATGATAATGTCTTTAGTCGAAATGATAGCTCTAATTTCTCTTTCTATTTATTTCCTTTACGTTTCTGGATGGCATTTTTATAATCCTATAAGATTTTCTCCAAAACTAATTGCTGCAGTTCTGTTTGGTCTAGGAATTCCAACTGGTTACGGATCTATTGCTCCTCTTGCTGAAGAAAGTAACGCTCAAAAAAGTATTGGGAAAGCAGCGATAGCGGTTTTAATTTTTGGAGGTGCTTTAGCTTCATTATTTTTCTATTCTTTAGGAGCAATGAACTTTACTGGAAATTTGGTAAGTTATCTTCTAGATAGCTTCGGAATTGTAGGATTAATAATTCTCTCGTTTATAGCGCTAAATGACGGAACATTAGGAGGAATGGCCTATATTTTAGGAAATTCAAGAACTTTTAAGGCAATGGCCGAAGACGGAAGATTTCCAAAGATTTTCACACGTAATATAAAAGGTAAGCCATTGTTTTCAGAAATATTAATTTCAATTATTTTCGTTTTAGTAGTTACTTTGGCAGTTAATTTCTTGGGACTTTATGATACATTTCTTACGTTAGGAGCTCTAGCAGGATTTGGAAACATTTTTATTCACACTTCAGCCGATTTCTCTTTAATAAGATTAGCGTCTAAAAAATTAGGATTTAGGAAAAACATAAGGGTATTAGAGGTATCCATTGGAATAATTGCAGTATTAATATCTTTATGGGTTTTGGTAGCATCTTTACCGGAGATCAGTCCCTATATTGAGAACATATTTTTTGCATGGATAATAGGGGGATTTCTTTACGCTGAAGCCTTAGATATGATAAAAGGAAGTAATGAGGAAGATAAAGGATAA
- a CDS encoding DsrE family protein, with amino-acid sequence MAKNIVVMINSGKDQKPKILTGLTLALVGKQKHLFDDIQVIFFGPSEQLIAEKDPDIMNMLNQMVELEKVYACQLVGDNMKITDQLKGVKGLNVVLVGPLIADLVSKGYEILNF; translated from the coding sequence ATGGCAAAAAACATAGTCGTTATGATAAATTCGGGTAAAGACCAAAAACCTAAGATATTAACTGGATTAACGTTAGCATTGGTAGGCAAGCAAAAGCATCTATTTGATGATATTCAAGTGATATTTTTTGGACCTAGCGAGCAATTAATAGCAGAAAAAGATCCAGATATAATGAATATGCTAAATCAAATGGTAGAATTAGAGAAAGTCTACGCGTGTCAACTTGTAGGAGATAACATGAAAATTACCGATCAATTAAAAGGAGTTAAAGGATTAAATGTAGTACTTGTAGGTCCACTTATTGCAGACCTAGTATCTAAAGGATACGAAATACTTAATTTCTAA
- a CDS encoding M20 family metallopeptidase, whose amino-acid sequence MLKIEDLTSELVKFKTINPKGESENFYDCVKFISEYFSQNGFSAEIKEFEKGWPTIIVKNNKDGKSILLNGHYDVVPIGDITKWKYDPFSGKIVDNKVFGRGSTDMKGGLAVLINTFIKVADKIDYNLIFTAVPDEETGGQKGSKYLAQLFSPDFVIVGEPTQGLINIGEKGLLQVKIIQKGKSAHGSMPSLGENAIMKLVNDLVSLQKIQEIKINIPQEVEEGSQTLSNINPLLGNELKRISFNPGIIKGGIKVNVVPDLAESEIDMRIPPGISSEKALASVKELIKGDLEILDISEPSYSKGNYIDKFKEIVNAKTFLTTYATDGRYFRYKGIQTIAYGPGELNQLHTYNEYVKIDDLKFVEKNLEEYLTSIKF is encoded by the coding sequence ATGTTAAAGATAGAAGATTTAACATCAGAGCTAGTAAAATTCAAAACTATAAATCCAAAAGGCGAATCTGAAAATTTTTACGACTGTGTAAAATTTATATCAGAGTACTTTAGTCAAAATGGATTTTCTGCAGAAATTAAAGAGTTCGAGAAAGGATGGCCTACAATAATTGTAAAGAATAATAAAGATGGCAAAAGTATTCTACTCAATGGTCATTACGACGTAGTTCCCATAGGTGATATAACTAAATGGAAATATGATCCTTTTTCTGGAAAAATTGTAGATAATAAAGTATTCGGAAGAGGCAGTACGGACATGAAAGGAGGATTAGCAGTACTTATTAATACTTTCATTAAAGTCGCTGATAAAATAGACTATAACCTAATTTTCACAGCAGTTCCAGACGAAGAAACAGGTGGTCAAAAAGGTAGCAAATACCTTGCCCAATTATTTTCGCCAGACTTTGTTATAGTAGGAGAGCCTACCCAAGGATTGATAAATATAGGAGAAAAAGGTCTTCTTCAAGTTAAAATAATTCAAAAAGGAAAATCTGCTCATGGAAGTATGCCTTCACTTGGAGAAAATGCTATAATGAAGCTTGTCAATGATCTAGTTTCCTTACAGAAAATCCAAGAAATAAAGATTAACATACCTCAGGAAGTCGAAGAGGGTTCTCAAACTCTGTCTAACATAAATCCATTATTAGGTAATGAACTCAAACGAATTTCTTTTAATCCTGGCATAATAAAGGGAGGAATAAAAGTAAATGTAGTCCCTGATTTAGCTGAATCTGAAATAGATATGAGAATACCTCCAGGTATATCATCAGAAAAAGCTTTAGCTTCAGTAAAAGAATTGATAAAAGGAGATTTAGAGATTCTAGACATTTCGGAACCTAGTTATAGTAAAGGAAACTATATAGATAAATTTAAGGAAATCGTAAATGCAAAAACTTTTCTTACGACTTATGCTACAGATGGAAGATATTTTAGATATAAGGGAATTCAAACAATAGCTTATGGACCTGGAGAGTTAAATCAATTGCATACCTATAACGAATACGTAAAAATTGATGATTTAAAATTTGTAGAGAAAAATCTTGAAGAATACCTAACTTCGATAAAATTTTAA
- a CDS encoding amidohydrolase family protein, whose amino-acid sequence MIDTHCHWFSAKVMGEKEFIMASAESWNEGEINADVLEMNKWRPFYFLLKNEMKKLLGENFLAERNRLVKNDPIDYIRFLFEDAGIEGLVIDEGFGKKELEIPINYKLLFRIETIINSLFSLSFDKAIEIFEETLRGKIKNGYSGFKSIIAYRTGLKIVCDKKRAIEDFLSGEEDWYGKKAKGFRDYLFCKTMDISKELDVPFQVHTGAGDRDIKLDLARPSYLTDVVRKYEGKIVFVHSGYPYHRETAWMSYIFPSVYLDLSQVTPFAPLGALNALEEIMEVAPFNKIMYGSDAFNIPEIAWLGAKIFPRFLDTVLEKMRNIGILDKTDEIKEMILTKNAQRVYKFD is encoded by the coding sequence ATGATAGACACTCATTGTCATTGGTTTTCTGCAAAAGTCATGGGAGAAAAAGAGTTTATTATGGCTTCAGCTGAATCTTGGAATGAAGGAGAGATTAATGCTGACGTATTAGAAATGAATAAATGGAGGCCATTCTATTTTCTTCTAAAAAATGAGATGAAAAAATTACTTGGAGAGAATTTTCTAGCTGAAAGAAATAGATTGGTAAAAAATGATCCTATAGATTACATTAGATTCCTATTTGAAGATGCTGGAATAGAAGGACTAGTTATTGATGAGGGATTCGGGAAAAAGGAATTAGAAATTCCTATAAATTATAAATTACTATTTAGAATAGAAACTATAATAAATTCACTATTTTCTTTATCTTTTGATAAAGCAATAGAAATATTTGAAGAAACTTTAAGAGGAAAAATAAAAAACGGATATTCAGGATTTAAGAGCATAATAGCTTATAGAACGGGATTAAAGATAGTCTGTGATAAGAAAAGAGCAATTGAAGATTTCTTATCTGGAGAAGAGGATTGGTATGGAAAAAAGGCTAAAGGATTTAGAGATTATTTATTTTGTAAAACTATGGATATATCTAAAGAGTTAGATGTTCCTTTTCAAGTTCATACTGGAGCAGGAGATAGAGATATAAAATTAGATCTAGCTAGACCGTCCTATTTAACTGATGTAGTAAGGAAATATGAGGGAAAAATAGTATTTGTTCATTCAGGATATCCTTATCATAGAGAGACTGCGTGGATGAGTTATATTTTTCCGTCAGTTTACCTAGACCTCTCACAAGTTACTCCTTTCGCTCCATTAGGAGCACTTAACGCATTAGAGGAAATAATGGAAGTAGCTCCTTTCAATAAGATAATGTATGGTAGTGATGCATTTAACATTCCAGAAATTGCTTGGTTAGGCGCAAAAATCTTCCCTAGATTCTTAGATACAGTTCTAGAAAAAATGAGAAACATTGGCATTTTGGATAAAACCGATGAGATTAAGGAAATGATATTGACAAAGAATGCGCAGCGTGTGTATAAATTTGATTGA
- a CDS encoding glutamine synthetase family protein, protein MSVERTLKDNNVDILRFTWVGLDGFIRSKGAYINHIDEMLRTGIGLTKAMFSFTPMDTLSPYGSFGPQDEDIFLIPDLSTLTIFPPSAMVISELYDKGKPWDYDARSKLRLRLEKIEEETGLKFRSSFEMEFYLIKDRKPYDDARCFDSSAFYDNPIIGEIAKLLTNSSIDILRIIKEYGPGQYEFDLMHKDALRSADEVIIFKEIAKQVATKRGLEANFMPKPFNNMAGSGLHLNISAWKEGENAFYDMKDGYGLSDLAYNFIGGLIEHAKALTALAAPTVNSYKRLVPGSWAPTKIAYGYNNKSAMIRIPTPYPSMAPNDRRIEYRVPDPTINPYLLLLGVIEAGLDGIERGLKPSGPINENAYLRKDIENIPRNLREALNELDKDTRLKERIGNTIIREFINVKLAEVEEYESLVTDWEYNVYRKI, encoded by the coding sequence ATGTCAGTAGAAAGAACTCTAAAAGATAATAACGTAGATATTTTAAGATTTACATGGGTTGGGCTTGACGGATTCATAAGATCGAAAGGAGCTTACATAAATCATATAGACGAGATGCTAAGAACTGGAATTGGATTAACTAAAGCAATGTTTAGTTTTACGCCTATGGACACTTTATCTCCTTATGGATCCTTTGGGCCTCAAGACGAAGATATATTTTTAATACCAGATCTATCAACATTAACAATTTTCCCACCTTCTGCTATGGTTATATCTGAACTTTATGATAAGGGAAAACCTTGGGATTACGACGCAAGATCAAAGCTTAGATTAAGATTAGAAAAAATTGAGGAAGAAACTGGATTAAAATTTAGATCGTCCTTCGAAATGGAATTTTATCTAATTAAAGATAGAAAACCTTATGATGATGCAAGATGTTTTGACTCTTCTGCATTTTACGACAATCCTATTATTGGAGAAATCGCAAAATTACTCACTAATTCCAGTATAGACATTTTAAGAATAATTAAAGAATATGGCCCTGGACAATATGAATTTGATTTAATGCATAAAGACGCTTTAAGAAGTGCAGACGAAGTTATTATTTTTAAGGAAATTGCAAAGCAAGTAGCAACAAAGAGAGGTTTAGAAGCAAATTTTATGCCTAAACCATTCAATAATATGGCTGGTTCTGGACTTCATTTAAACATAAGTGCTTGGAAAGAAGGAGAAAACGCGTTTTACGATATGAAAGATGGATACGGACTTAGTGATTTGGCTTATAATTTTATTGGTGGATTAATAGAACACGCTAAAGCTTTAACAGCCCTAGCTGCACCCACAGTAAATTCTTATAAAAGACTAGTCCCTGGATCTTGGGCTCCTACAAAGATAGCTTACGGTTACAATAATAAGTCTGCTATGATAAGAATTCCAACACCTTATCCTTCTATGGCTCCAAATGATAGGAGAATAGAATATAGGGTTCCCGATCCTACAATAAATCCTTACCTCCTACTGCTTGGCGTAATAGAAGCAGGATTAGACGGAATAGAAAGAGGGTTAAAACCTAGTGGCCCAATTAACGAAAACGCGTACTTAAGAAAAGATATTGAAAACATTCCAAGAAATCTTAGAGAAGCATTAAATGAACTTGACAAGGATACAAGGCTAAAGGAAAGGATAGGGAACACCATCATAAGGGAATTTATTAACGTTAAACTAGCAGAAGTTGAAGAGTATGAATCGTTAGTAACAGATTGGGAATATAATGTATATAGGAAGATCTAA